One region of Dokdonia sp. 4H-3-7-5 genomic DNA includes:
- a CDS encoding RNA polymerase sigma factor, which produces MDQHKFINLVTPFKDKVYRVAKRLLVSDDEAQDATQEVLLRLWTKRSDIKKYRSVEAFAMTMTKNYCYDKLKAKGSNNLKIVHNNYEDHSGNTSKHIEVADEVAWVFKLMEDLPEQQRLIVQMRDVEQMDNAEIAVILEMNETAVRVALSRARKKLREELIKKRNYGIS; this is translated from the coding sequence ATGGACCAACATAAGTTCATAAATCTTGTAACTCCTTTTAAGGATAAAGTGTACCGCGTTGCAAAGCGGTTGCTCGTATCTGACGATGAGGCTCAAGATGCTACGCAGGAAGTACTACTGCGTTTATGGACAAAGAGGTCCGACATAAAAAAATATCGAAGTGTTGAAGCATTTGCGATGACGATGACAAAAAATTATTGCTATGATAAGCTTAAAGCAAAAGGAAGCAATAATCTTAAAATCGTTCATAACAATTACGAAGATCACTCAGGAAATACAAGTAAGCATATAGAAGTTGCAGATGAGGTAGCTTGGGTTTTTAAACTCATGGAAGATTTACCAGAGCAGCAACGACTTATTGTACAAATGAGAGATGTTGAGCAAATGGATAACGCAGAGATTGCTGTGATACTTGAGATGAATGAAACTGCTGTAAGAGTTGCATTGTCAAGAGCTCGCAAAAAACTAAGAGAAGAATTGATTAAAAAACGAAACTATGGAATCTCATAA
- the yidC gene encoding membrane protein insertase YidC, which yields MKKNFDTNSLIGMLLMGGILVWIIYFNKPTPEEIEAQKAAQTEQLQETEDDVAALPVMDAAPAIATDSLSNVALQNRLGTFAYSGSLPSAKEGATTTIANDVLELKVSNKGGYITEVKLLKHSTFDSIPVYLIKDGNSQFNVSFSTADNRNLNTKDLFFEPTLSKNGGNDVLSMKLKVSPSEYLEYRYELKEGDYMMDFGMKSQGLSSRLNTSNPMRMQWDFKGMRHARSQSYENRYTRLTYKYEEDKTDKLSPAGDDDEIEEDLVWMNYRQHFFSSMLISKTPFKEARLSSTDLYKEADDRDEATIFTKEYKSDVLLEAKNGELDYAMQMYYGPTDYTILKSYDQGLDEAMPLGWGIFGFLNKYLVIPFFAFLTGFLPAGIAIIVMTISIKLLLSPVQYKQYTSQAKMKILKPEIAAISEKHKDNAMKKQQETMALYSKAGASPAAGCLPALLQIPVFYALFTFFPSAFDLRGKSFLWADDLSSYDEIAKLPFEIPFYGDHVSLFPILAAVTIFFSMRLTTGNQQMQQPTQEGMPDMSKMMKYMMYFSPLLMLVFFNQYASGLSLYYFISNLLTIGIILVIKNFIIDEEKIKAKIEVKKAKPKKQGKFAKKMQQMMEQAEQQQKGKK from the coding sequence ATGAAAAAGAACTTCGACACAAATTCTCTTATCGGAATGCTCCTAATGGGAGGGATTCTAGTATGGATTATATATTTTAATAAGCCTACCCCTGAAGAAATAGAAGCACAAAAAGCAGCACAAACAGAACAACTTCAAGAAACTGAAGATGATGTTGCCGCACTGCCAGTAATGGATGCTGCGCCTGCAATTGCGACAGATTCTTTAAGTAATGTAGCATTACAAAATAGATTAGGAACATTTGCTTACTCTGGTTCGCTCCCATCTGCAAAGGAAGGAGCAACCACTACCATTGCAAATGATGTATTGGAGCTTAAAGTAAGTAATAAAGGAGGTTATATTACAGAAGTAAAACTGCTTAAACACAGTACTTTTGATTCAATTCCTGTATACCTTATTAAGGATGGAAATAGCCAATTTAATGTAAGTTTTAGTACTGCAGATAATCGTAATCTTAATACAAAGGATTTGTTTTTTGAGCCTACGTTATCAAAAAATGGAGGGAATGACGTCCTCTCTATGAAGCTTAAAGTTTCTCCAAGTGAATACTTAGAGTATCGTTATGAGCTTAAAGAAGGAGATTATATGATGGATTTTGGGATGAAGTCTCAAGGGCTTTCTTCTCGTTTAAATACGTCTAACCCTATGCGCATGCAGTGGGACTTTAAAGGAATGCGCCACGCACGTAGCCAGTCTTACGAAAATAGATACACACGTCTTACTTATAAATATGAAGAAGATAAGACAGATAAGTTATCTCCAGCAGGAGATGACGATGAGATAGAAGAAGATCTTGTATGGATGAATTATCGCCAGCACTTCTTTAGCTCAATGCTTATCTCTAAGACTCCATTTAAAGAAGCAAGATTATCATCTACCGATTTATATAAGGAGGCAGACGATAGAGATGAGGCAACTATTTTTACAAAAGAATACAAGTCTGATGTATTGCTAGAAGCAAAAAATGGTGAGCTAGATTACGCCATGCAGATGTACTACGGTCCTACAGATTATACAATCCTAAAATCTTATGATCAAGGTCTTGATGAGGCAATGCCATTAGGATGGGGAATCTTTGGGTTTTTAAACAAATACTTAGTAATTCCGTTTTTTGCATTCTTAACTGGATTCTTACCAGCAGGAATTGCAATTATCGTAATGACTATTTCAATCAAGTTATTGTTGTCTCCAGTACAGTACAAGCAATATACTTCTCAGGCTAAAATGAAAATCTTAAAGCCAGAGATTGCAGCAATTTCAGAGAAGCATAAGGACAATGCAATGAAAAAGCAGCAGGAAACAATGGCGCTTTATAGCAAAGCTGGAGCGAGTCCCGCCGCAGGTTGTCTACCAGCGTTATTACAGATTCCTGTGTTTTATGCGCTGTTTACATTTTTCCCATCTGCTTTTGATTTGAGAGGAAAGAGCTTCTTATGGGCAGATGATTTATCTAGCTATGATGAGATTGCAAAGCTTCCGTTTGAGATTCCTTTTTATGGAGATCACGTGAGTTTATTCCCAATACTTGCAGCAGTTACTATTTTCTTCTCAATGAGGTTAACTACAGGTAACCAGCAAATGCAACAACCTACGCAAGAAGGAATGCCAGATATGAGTAAAATGATGAAGTACATGATGTATTTCTCTCCACTACTTATGCTTGTTTTCTTTAACCAGTATGCAAGTGGATTGAGTTTATATTACTTCATATCAAACCTTCTTACGATTGGAATTATTTTGGTAATCAAAAACTTCATCATTGATGAGGAAAAGATTAAAGCAAAAATTGAAGTAAAAAAGGCTAAGCCTAAAAAGCAAGGTAAATTTGCTAAGAAAATGCAACAGATGATGGAGCAGGCAGAGCAACAACAAAAAGGAAAGAAATAA
- a CDS encoding CTP synthase: MASTKYIFVTGGVSSSLGKGIIAASLAKLLQARGYRVTIQKLDPYINIDPGTLNPYEHGECYVTDDGAETDLDLGHYERFLNVPTSQANNVTTGRIYQSVIDKERRGEFLGKTVQVIPHITNEIKERIQILGKSGDYDIVITEIGGTVGDIESLPYIESIRQLKWELGKQNSLVIHLTLIPFLAAAGELKTKPTQHSVKTLMESGIMADILVCRTEHELGYELKSKLARFCNVEQEAVIESRDASTIYDVPNLMLEEGLDLISLKKLDLSDTTQPELTGWNEFIAKHKNPKSTVTIGLIGKYVELQDSYKSILESFIHAGAENEVKVKIESIHSEHITPDVIKNKIAKLDGVLVAPGFGERGIEGKIKAVQYAREHKIPFLGICLGMQMAVIEYGRNVCGLEKANSTEMDANTPHPVIGLMDEQKNITEMGGTMRLGAWACKLEPNSIVSDVYGEEVIMERHRHRYEFNDAYREQLEKAGMKITGTNPDTGLVEIIEIEDHPWFVGVQYHPEYKSTVSNPHPLFVAFVRAAVSYAQDSTRATMS; this comes from the coding sequence ATGGCATCTACAAAATACATTTTCGTAACGGGCGGAGTTTCTTCTTCTCTAGGTAAAGGTATCATCGCTGCATCGCTAGCTAAATTACTTCAAGCCAGAGGCTACAGAGTTACTATCCAAAAATTAGATCCTTATATAAATATTGATCCAGGTACTTTAAATCCTTATGAGCACGGTGAGTGTTATGTAACAGATGATGGTGCTGAGACAGATCTTGACCTAGGTCACTATGAACGTTTTCTTAACGTTCCTACATCACAAGCAAATAATGTCACTACAGGACGTATCTACCAAAGCGTTATCGATAAAGAACGTCGTGGAGAATTCCTTGGTAAAACGGTTCAAGTAATCCCTCACATTACTAATGAAATCAAGGAGCGTATCCAGATTTTAGGTAAAAGTGGAGATTATGATATCGTTATAACAGAAATAGGTGGAACCGTAGGTGATATCGAATCACTTCCATATATAGAGAGCATCAGACAACTTAAGTGGGAATTAGGAAAGCAGAATTCGTTAGTAATTCACTTAACGCTTATTCCTTTCCTAGCAGCAGCAGGAGAGCTTAAGACTAAGCCTACACAACATAGTGTAAAAACACTTATGGAAAGTGGTATCATGGCAGATATCTTAGTATGTCGTACTGAGCATGAATTAGGGTATGAGCTTAAGTCAAAACTTGCTCGTTTTTGTAATGTAGAGCAAGAAGCAGTGATAGAGTCTAGAGATGCAAGCACGATTTATGATGTTCCTAATCTTATGCTAGAGGAAGGGCTTGATCTAATTTCCCTTAAGAAATTAGATCTTTCAGATACCACACAACCAGAGCTTACTGGATGGAATGAGTTTATTGCAAAACATAAGAACCCAAAATCTACAGTTACTATTGGATTGATAGGGAAGTATGTAGAGTTACAAGATTCCTATAAATCTATACTTGAATCGTTCATTCATGCAGGTGCAGAAAATGAGGTAAAAGTAAAGATAGAAAGCATACATAGTGAGCATATTACTCCAGACGTCATCAAAAATAAAATAGCAAAACTAGATGGTGTTCTTGTGGCGCCAGGTTTTGGAGAACGTGGTATTGAGGGTAAAATCAAAGCGGTACAGTATGCTAGAGAGCATAAAATTCCATTTTTAGGAATCTGTCTTGGTATGCAAATGGCAGTGATAGAATATGGTAGGAACGTTTGTGGTCTTGAAAAAGCAAACTCTACAGAGATGGATGCAAATACTCCGCATCCAGTAATTGGTTTGATGGACGAGCAAAAAAACATCACAGAGATGGGAGGTACCATGCGTTTGGGAGCTTGGGCTTGTAAACTGGAGCCTAACAGTATTGTGAGTGATGTTTATGGTGAGGAAGTAATTATGGAGCGTCACCGTCATAGATATGAATTTAACGATGCATACCGCGAGCAGCTAGAAAAAGCTGGAATGAAAATCACTGGAACAAATCCAGACACTGGACTTGTAGAAATTATAGAAATAGAAGACCACCCATGGTTTGTGGGAGTGCAATATCACCCAGAATATAAGAGTACGGTTTCAAATCCACATCCATTATTTGTGGCATTTGTAAGAGCAGCTGTAAGTTATGCTCAAGATAGTACGCGTGCCACTATGTCATAA
- the guaB gene encoding IMP dehydrogenase translates to MTAHENKILGEGLTYDDVLLVPAFSEVLPREVSIQSKFTRNITLNVPIVSAAMDTVTESRMAIAIAQEGGIGVLHKNMTIEEQAIKVRKVKRAESGMIIDPVTLPLESNVGDAKAAMKEHSIGGIPIVDDAGKLIGIVTNRDLRFEKNNDRPVSEVMTSENLVTAAEGTSLQQAEEILQNHKIEKLPVVTDSNTLIGLITFRDITKLTLKPNANKDIYGRLRVAAAIGVTGDAVERAGALVKAGVDAIVIDTAHGHTKGVVEVLKSVKASYPDLDCVVGNIATGAAAKYLVEAGADAVKVGIGPGSICTTRVVAGVGFPQFSAVLECAAAIKGTGVPVIADGGIRYTGDIPKAIAAGADCVMLGSLLAGTKESPGETIIYEGRKFKSYRGMGSVEAMKQGSKDRYFQDVEDDIKKLVPEGIVGRVPYKGELNESIHQFVGGLRAGMGYCGAGSVEALKENGQFVKITASGINESHPHDVTITKEAPNYSR, encoded by the coding sequence ATGACTGCACACGAGAATAAAATCTTAGGAGAAGGACTTACGTACGATGACGTACTATTAGTACCAGCATTTTCTGAAGTACTTCCAAGAGAGGTTAGTATACAATCAAAATTTACCCGTAATATAACACTTAACGTACCTATTGTCTCTGCGGCAATGGACACAGTGACAGAAAGTCGTATGGCAATAGCTATAGCGCAAGAGGGTGGAATAGGCGTGTTGCATAAAAACATGACGATCGAGGAGCAAGCCATTAAAGTGCGCAAAGTAAAGCGTGCCGAAAGTGGGATGATTATCGATCCAGTTACATTACCTCTTGAATCAAATGTAGGCGATGCAAAAGCAGCCATGAAAGAGCATAGCATAGGAGGTATTCCTATTGTTGATGATGCTGGGAAATTGATAGGTATCGTGACCAATAGAGATTTACGTTTTGAGAAAAACAATGATCGTCCGGTAAGCGAAGTAATGACTTCAGAAAACCTCGTTACAGCTGCCGAAGGAACATCACTACAACAAGCAGAAGAAATTCTGCAAAATCACAAAATTGAAAAACTACCTGTAGTTACAGATAGCAATACACTTATAGGTCTCATCACTTTTAGAGACATCACAAAACTTACTTTAAAGCCTAACGCAAATAAAGACATCTATGGTAGACTGCGTGTTGCAGCTGCGATAGGTGTAACTGGAGATGCTGTTGAGCGTGCAGGTGCATTAGTAAAAGCGGGAGTAGATGCTATTGTTATAGATACTGCTCACGGTCATACTAAAGGTGTGGTAGAGGTCTTAAAGTCTGTTAAAGCATCTTACCCAGATCTAGATTGTGTAGTAGGAAACATTGCAACTGGAGCTGCTGCAAAATATCTTGTAGAAGCAGGAGCAGATGCGGTAAAAGTAGGTATAGGTCCGGGATCTATATGTACTACGCGTGTAGTAGCAGGTGTTGGTTTCCCACAATTTAGTGCAGTACTTGAATGTGCCGCAGCTATTAAAGGAACAGGAGTTCCAGTAATTGCAGATGGTGGAATACGTTATACAGGTGATATCCCTAAAGCAATTGCTGCAGGAGCAGATTGTGTGATGCTAGGATCTTTACTTGCGGGAACTAAAGAATCACCAGGAGAGACTATTATCTATGAAGGGCGTAAGTTTAAGTCTTACCGTGGAATGGGTTCTGTAGAAGCAATGAAACAGGGATCAAAAGATCGTTACTTTCAGGATGTAGAGGATGATATTAAAAAACTAGTCCCAGAAGGAATTGTAGGTCGCGTACCATATAAAGGCGAACTGAATGAGAGTATCCACCAGTTTGTAGGTGGTCTTAGAGCAGGAATGGGATATTGCGGAGCTGGAAGTGTAGAGGCACTGAAGGAAAATGGACAATTCGTAAAAATCACGGCTAGTGGTATCAATGAAAGTCACCCACACGATGTGACAATTACAAAAGAAGCACCTAATTACTCTAGATAA
- a CDS encoding TonB-dependent receptor, producing MKLKVYNTLLLILCALSMSAQFTFSGKVTDATGAGIAEVEVYVRQANMVVTTDASGAFTFDNVTSGSYAVVVFGFAYELVEDQVSITNNVTKNYTLQELGESLSEVVLTSRREKIFALRSLKKVEGTAIYAGKKSEVVLVDQLTANLATNAPRQIYSQVVGLNIYENGDAGLQLNIGGRGLDPNRSANFNIRQNNYDISADVLGYPESYYTPPAEALKEIQVVRGAASLQYGTQFGGLINFKFREPVKDKKIELISRQTAGSYGLLTSFNSLSGTVGKFSYYTYFNYKEGDGWRPNSQFNSRNYFAHAAYQLSENTKIIGELTLFNYLAKQAGGLTDAQFIEDPNFSNRDRNWFDVDWKVYSLRLDHAFSDKTDFSLNVFGLDAQRSAVGFRTNRVSQPDDLEEPRELLVDNFTNWGAEARLLTRYKIGEKDAVFLIGSKYYDASNSQQQGPGTTAADADFSFATAQFPNYERQAEFDFPNRNLAIFGENIFNVTDRLSITPGFRYEQIKTESAGSFNNVVVDLAGNLLVNEDIADNRVFDRDFLLLGAGVTYDLSPAVELYGNFSQNYRSVTFNDIRITNPSFVVDENITDEEGFTVDLGARGRIDNKFAYDFSLFGVRYDDRLGEVLFVDSDNSIKRRRGNIGDAFIYGLEFFTDWNIKNTFFEEQSDYKLKLFTNLALTSSEYLNSDRNGVEGNEVEFIPDINFKTGVNFGYKNFTGSVQYTYLTEQFTDASNAPQDVNDNQRGIEGTIPSYGVLDISAAYTWKRFKLEAGLNNALDESYFTRRATGYPGPGIIPAEPVTFYTTLQIKI from the coding sequence ATGAAATTAAAGGTTTATAATACGTTGTTATTGATTTTATGTGCGCTTTCTATGAGTGCACAATTTACATTTTCAGGTAAAGTAACAGACGCTACAGGTGCGGGTATTGCTGAGGTTGAGGTATATGTGCGTCAGGCAAATATGGTCGTTACTACAGATGCTTCTGGAGCGTTTACATTTGATAATGTGACATCTGGAAGCTACGCGGTAGTTGTTTTTGGCTTTGCTTATGAGCTTGTAGAAGATCAAGTTTCAATTACCAATAATGTTACTAAGAATTATACTCTTCAAGAGCTAGGGGAATCACTTTCTGAAGTGGTGCTTACAAGCCGTCGTGAGAAGATTTTTGCTTTACGCTCACTTAAAAAAGTAGAGGGAACAGCAATTTATGCTGGTAAAAAGAGTGAAGTAGTACTTGTAGACCAACTTACGGCAAACCTAGCTACAAATGCACCTAGACAGATTTATAGTCAGGTAGTAGGACTCAACATTTATGAAAATGGAGATGCTGGATTGCAACTCAACATTGGAGGAAGAGGATTAGACCCTAACCGTTCTGCCAACTTTAATATTAGACAGAATAACTATGATATAAGTGCAGACGTTCTTGGATATCCAGAGAGTTACTACACGCCACCGGCAGAGGCTCTTAAAGAAATTCAAGTAGTACGTGGAGCAGCATCATTGCAATATGGAACACAGTTTGGCGGATTGATAAATTTCAAATTTAGAGAGCCAGTAAAAGACAAAAAAATAGAATTGATATCAAGACAGACAGCAGGTTCTTATGGGTTGCTTACCTCGTTTAATAGTTTAAGTGGTACGGTAGGGAAATTCAGTTATTACACTTATTTCAATTACAAAGAAGGAGATGGCTGGAGACCTAACTCTCAGTTTAATAGCCGTAATTACTTTGCGCACGCAGCATACCAGCTTAGTGAGAATACTAAAATAATAGGAGAATTGACCCTGTTTAATTATTTAGCAAAGCAGGCTGGAGGTCTTACAGATGCTCAATTTATAGAGGATCCTAACTTTAGTAATCGTGATCGCAATTGGTTTGATGTAGACTGGAAAGTATATTCTTTACGCCTTGATCACGCCTTTAGTGATAAAACAGATTTTAGCTTAAACGTGTTTGGTCTAGACGCACAACGTAGTGCCGTAGGTTTTAGAACAAACAGAGTGTCACAGCCAGATGATCTAGAAGAACCTAGAGAACTTCTAGTGGATAACTTTACAAACTGGGGTGCAGAAGCACGCTTGCTTACGAGATATAAGATAGGAGAGAAGGATGCTGTTTTCTTAATAGGAAGTAAATATTATGACGCAAGTAATAGTCAGCAGCAAGGACCTGGAACTACGGCTGCAGATGCAGATTTTAGTTTTGCTACAGCGCAGTTTCCTAATTATGAGCGTCAAGCTGAATTTGATTTTCCTAATAGAAACCTAGCTATTTTTGGAGAAAACATCTTTAATGTTACAGATAGACTTTCTATAACTCCAGGTTTTAGATATGAGCAAATCAAAACAGAGAGTGCAGGTTCTTTTAATAATGTAGTGGTTGACCTAGCGGGTAATTTACTTGTAAATGAGGATATAGCAGATAATAGAGTTTTTGACCGTGATTTTTTACTGTTAGGTGCAGGCGTAACATATGATCTATCTCCAGCAGTTGAATTGTACGGGAACTTTAGCCAGAATTATCGTTCTGTTACATTTAATGATATTAGAATTACAAATCCATCATTTGTAGTTGATGAGAATATAACTGATGAGGAGGGATTTACTGTAGACTTAGGAGCTAGAGGACGCATAGATAATAAGTTTGCTTATGATTTTAGTTTGTTTGGTGTGCGATATGATGACCGACTAGGAGAAGTGTTATTTGTAGACTCAGATAATAGTATAAAAAGACGTCGTGGCAACATAGGAGATGCATTTATTTACGGTTTAGAATTTTTTACAGATTGGAATATAAAAAACACATTTTTTGAAGAACAATCAGATTATAAACTTAAGCTCTTTACAAACCTAGCGCTTACAAGTTCAGAATATTTAAACTCTGATAGAAATGGTGTAGAGGGTAATGAAGTAGAGTTTATTCCAGATATAAACTTTAAAACTGGAGTGAATTTTGGATATAAAAATTTTACAGGAAGTGTACAATACACATACCTTACAGAACAATTTACAGACGCATCAAATGCTCCACAAGACGTAAATGATAATCAACGTGGTATAGAGGGGACAATCCCTTCATACGGAGTACTAGATATTTCGGCGGCATATACTTGGAAGCGTTTCAAATTAGAGGCTGGATTAAATAATGCGCTAGATGAGTCTTACTTCACGAGACGTGCTACAGGATATCCTGGCCCTGGGATTATACCAGCAGAGCCGGTTACTTTTTATACGACGCTACAGATTAAAATATAG
- a CDS encoding HTTM domain-containing protein, which yields MIQQVKRYLNTQREAAPLAVFRVSFGLLMLASLIRFWSHGWIEKFYIAPSFHFTFYGFEWVRPFENYTYLLFAICALSTIMITIGYKYRLAIIIFFLSFTYIELMDKTMYLNHYYFISMLSFLMIFIPAGSYFSIDALQLSRKRAATPIQFVPRWTIDSIKLLLGIVYVYAGLAKLNSDWLVKAMPLKIWLPSKFDIPFIGDLLGQEWVHYAFSWFGAGYDLLIPFFLLWRKSRPFAFIMVIIFHVLTRVLFPIGMFPYVMIVSALIFFDVGFHKKIIYAFAKAVKYPQQLLETTQHYAPRNLNLAKASIVIVAIFFTVQLLLPWRYLAYPGELFWTEEGYRFSWRVMLMEKSGYAQFKIVDGVSGKRFYVDNTDFLTPLQEKQMSFQPDFILEYAHYLRDHFEGQGHQEVEVYVESYVALNGRLSTTYIDPKADLAQIEDSFAHKNWIIPFTDEIKGL from the coding sequence ATGATACAGCAAGTCAAAAGATATTTAAATACACAAAGAGAGGCCGCACCACTAGCGGTCTTTCGTGTGTCTTTTGGATTGCTCATGCTAGCCAGTCTCATCAGATTCTGGAGTCACGGGTGGATTGAGAAATTCTATATTGCACCATCCTTCCATTTTACATTTTATGGTTTTGAGTGGGTGCGTCCTTTCGAGAATTATACCTACTTGTTATTTGCGATATGTGCGTTAAGTACGATCATGATAACCATAGGTTATAAATACCGTCTGGCAATTATCATATTCTTTTTGAGCTTCACATATATAGAGCTCATGGATAAAACCATGTATCTCAATCACTATTACTTCATCAGCATGCTTAGCTTCTTGATGATTTTTATACCTGCTGGTTCTTATTTTTCGATTGATGCATTACAGCTTTCGCGAAAGCGTGCAGCTACACCCATCCAGTTTGTGCCTCGCTGGACAATAGATAGTATCAAACTACTGCTGGGGATAGTGTATGTATATGCAGGACTAGCAAAGCTTAATAGTGACTGGCTTGTAAAGGCCATGCCGCTTAAAATTTGGTTGCCTTCTAAATTTGATATTCCGTTTATAGGTGATTTGTTGGGTCAAGAATGGGTGCATTATGCCTTTAGTTGGTTTGGAGCGGGATATGATTTGTTGATTCCTTTTTTCTTGCTCTGGCGTAAGTCGAGGCCTTTTGCATTTATCATGGTCATCATTTTCCATGTGCTTACACGAGTGTTGTTTCCTATCGGGATGTTTCCGTATGTGATGATAGTGAGCGCGTTGATTTTCTTTGATGTAGGTTTTCATAAAAAGATTATTTATGCTTTCGCGAAAGCGGTAAAATATCCACAACAGTTATTAGAAACTACACAGCATTATGCGCCTAGAAACCTTAATCTAGCAAAGGCTTCTATAGTTATTGTAGCGATATTTTTTACAGTCCAACTACTATTGCCATGGCGTTACCTAGCGTATCCTGGGGAGTTATTCTGGACAGAAGAGGGCTATAGATTCTCATGGAGAGTGATGCTCATGGAGAAATCTGGCTATGCACAATTTAAAATAGTAGATGGCGTAAGCGGAAAGCGATTTTATGTAGATAATACAGATTTCTTAACTCCACTACAAGAAAAGCAAATGAGCTTCCAGCCAGACTTTATTTTAGAATATGCTCACTATCTTCGCGACCATTTTGAGGGTCAGGGTCACCAAGAGGTAGAAGTCTACGTGGAGTCTTATGTTGCTCTTAATGGAAGGTTGAGTACCACATATATTGATCCCAAAGCGGATCTCGCGCAAATAGAAGATTCTTTTGCTCATAAAAATTGGATTATACCATTTACAGATGAAATTAAAGGTTTATAA
- a CDS encoding imelysin family protein → MKKIFGIIAIALFFYACGSDDTTITTDDSGTGNTGNFDRSAMLTNWADNIIVPGYVDFNAKVNTLESATAAFTADASDLTAVRAAWLDAYTTWQRVSIFEIGPAETVNLRLNVNIYPANVTTIESNIDNGSYDFGLSSNRSAKGFPAIDYLLYGLGADETAILAVYNGAEGAAYKQYLNDVVADMKQLTVSVLSEWQGSYRAAFIENDGASATASTDRFVNDYIFYYEKFLRAGKMGIPGGVFSGNVEVGNLEALYAGNLSKELFLVGLDATQDFFNGKAYNTNAQGESLSSYLDELNAIKDGVDLNEIINSQFDVARASVSALGSFESELSQNPPSTFLESYNEVQRLVPLLKVDMVSAMSISIDFADADGD, encoded by the coding sequence ATGAAAAAGATTTTTGGAATTATAGCAATTGCTTTGTTCTTTTATGCATGTGGTAGTGATGATACAACCATTACAACAGACGATAGTGGAACAGGAAACACAGGTAACTTTGATCGTAGCGCGATGCTTACTAATTGGGCAGATAATATTATTGTGCCAGGTTATGTAGACTTTAATGCAAAGGTAAATACACTAGAAAGCGCAACAGCAGCATTTACTGCAGATGCTAGTGACCTAACCGCAGTGCGTGCCGCATGGTTAGACGCTTATACAACATGGCAACGAGTTTCTATTTTTGAAATAGGCCCAGCCGAAACGGTTAACCTACGTCTTAACGTAAACATTTACCCAGCAAATGTTACTACCATAGAGAGTAACATTGATAATGGTTCTTATGATTTTGGACTATCATCTAACCGCTCTGCCAAAGGTTTTCCAGCAATTGATTACTTATTATACGGTTTAGGAGCAGACGAGACTGCGATTCTTGCAGTTTATAATGGAGCAGAAGGAGCTGCTTACAAGCAATATCTTAATGATGTAGTTGCAGATATGAAGCAACTTACAGTATCAGTATTAAGCGAGTGGCAAGGTTCTTACAGAGCTGCATTTATAGAAAACGATGGAGCTTCGGCGACGGCGTCTACAGATCGTTTTGTAAATGATTACATATTCTATTACGAGAAGTTCTTACGTGCTGGTAAAATGGGAATTCCTGGAGGCGTATTTTCTGGTAATGTAGAAGTTGGCAATCTAGAAGCACTGTATGCAGGCAACCTTTCTAAAGAATTATTTTTAGTAGGTCTAGATGCAACTCAAGACTTCTTTAATGGAAAAGCATATAATACAAATGCTCAAGGCGAAAGCTTATCATCTTATCTTGATGAACTTAATGCAATAAAAGACGGCGTAGATCTAAATGAGATCATAAACTCGCAATTTGATGTTGCACGTGCTTCGGTAAGTGCATTGGGAAGTTTTGAAAGCGAACTTTCTCAAAATCCTCCTTCGACATTTTTAGAGTCTTATAATGAAGTACAACGCCTTGTACCACTTCTTAAAGTAGATATGGTAAGCGCAATGAGCATTAGTATTGATTTTGCAGATGCAGACGGAGATTAG